A window of Lepidochelys kempii isolate rLepKem1 chromosome 1, rLepKem1.hap2, whole genome shotgun sequence contains these coding sequences:
- the OPN1SW gene encoding short-wave-sensitive opsin 1, whose product MSGEEDFYLFENISSVGPWDGPQYHIAPLWAFYFQTAFMGFVFFAGVPLNAIVLVVTIKYKKLRQPLNYILVNICLGGFIFCTFSVFTVFIASSQGYFIFGRQVCALEAFLGSVAGLVTGWSLAFLAFERYIVICKPFGNFRFSSKHALMAVAATWVIGIGVSIPPYFGWSRFIPEGLQCSCGPDWYTVGTKYRSEYYTWFLFIFCFVVPFSLICFSYSQLLGALRAVAAQQQESATTQKAEREVSRMVVVMVGSFCVCWVPYAAMAMYIVNNRNHGLDLRLVTVPAFFSKSSCVYNPIIYCFMNKQFRACIMETVCGKPITDESDVSSSAQKTEVSSVSSSQVSPS is encoded by the exons ATGTCGGGGGAAGAAGACTTTTACCTCTTTGAGAACATCTCCTCGGTGGGGCCCTGGGACGGGCCCCAGTACCACATCGCCCCGCTCTGGGCCTTCTACTTCCAGACGGCCTTCATGGGCTTCGTGTTCTTCGCCGGCGTGCCCCTCAACGCCATCGTCCTCGTGGTCACCATCAAGTACAAGAAGCTGCGCCAGCCACTCAACTACATCCTGGTCAACATCTGTCTGGGGGGTTTCATCTTCTGCACCTTCTCCGTCTTCACGGTCTTCATCGCCAGCTCCCAGGGCTACTTCATCTTCGGGCGGCAAGTCTGCGCCCTGGAGGCCTTCCTCGGCTCGGTCGCAG GCCTGGTCACCGGGTGGTCCCTGGCCTTCCTGGCCTTTGAACGCTATATCGTCATCTGCAAGCCCTTCGGGAACTTCCGCTTCAGCTCCAAGCACGCCCTGATGGCGGTGGCGGCCACCTGGGTCATCGGCATCGGTGTCTCCATCCCACCCTACTTCGGGTGGAGCCG GTTCATCCCCGAAGGCCTGCAGTGCTCGTGCGGCCCAGACTGGTACACGGTGGGGACCAAGTACAGGAGCGAATACTACACCTGGTTCCTCTTCATCTTCTGCTTCGTCGTGCCCTTCTCGCTCATCTGCTTCTCCTACTCCCAGCTGCTGGGCGCCCTGCGAGCC GTAGCGGCCCAGCAGCAAGAGTCAGCCACCACCCAGAAGGCGGAGAGGGAGGTGTCCCgcatggtggtggtgatggtgggctCCTTCTGCGTCTGTTGGGTGCCCTACGCGGCCATGGCCATGTATATAGTGAACAACCGCAACCACGGCCTCGACTTGCGCCTCGTCACCGTCCCTGCCTTCTTCTCCAAGAGCTCCTGTGTCTATAACCCCATCATCTACTGCTTCATGAACAAACAG TTCCGCGCCTGCATCATGGAGACGGTGTGTGGGAAACCCATCACGGACGAGTCCGACGTGTCCAGCTCCGCCCAGAAAACCGAGGTCTCGTCCGtctcctccagccaggtcagCCCCAGCTGA